In Strigops habroptila isolate Jane chromosome 2, bStrHab1.2.pri, whole genome shotgun sequence, one genomic interval encodes:
- the TUBGCP5 gene encoding gamma-tubulin complex component 5 isoform X4, translated as MAAPLASPGHRSRFEQEQDRAVRALVRSVTGLPEEELGSDRFQAALNFAWSNFRFHRFLDVNSHKVERTIEGIHEKLIVHSDLGKAASWKRLTEKFLNLPLPSIEETKTDTHYSILSLLLCLSDSPSNTTYVEKPKVKEVEKEEEFDWGKYLMEGEEIYFGPGIDTPDLSGESEEEEDTQPLSREDSGIQVDRTPLEDHDPNKKTVPNVSWKVGEPDARSWLEQHVVPQYWTGRAPRFSHSLHLHSNLAAVWDHHLYTSNPLYVPEERTLVTETQVIRETLWLLSGVKKLFIFQLNDGKVAVRNDIIVTHLTHNCLRSVLEQIAAYGQVVFRLQKFIDEVMGHSPESIMHGTVSTPKKTTEAPFRTYQAFMWALYKYFISFKEELTEIEKCIINKDKTVTLSIVIDKLSPRLAQLKVLHKVFSTGVAEVPPDTRNVVRASHLLNTLYKAILEYDSVGEASEQTVSLLFSLWVETVRPYLQTVDEWIVHGNLFDPAKEFIIQRNKNVPVNHRDFWYATYTLYSVSEKTENEEKMSDNASASSGSDQAPSSRQHTMVSFLKPVLKQIIMAGKSMQLLKNLRCKDGSPQQAASRDAERKSLYTLFLESVQSRLRHGEESVPDIITEQQATKQSLIKMQSIAERHLELDDVHDPLLAINFARLYLEQSDFHEKFTGGDVCVDRSSESVTCQTFELTLRSCLYPHIGKQYFECCGNLMQTLKKDYRLVEYLQAMRNFFLLEAGDTMYDFYTSIFDKIREKETWQNVAFLNVQLQEAVGQRYPEDSARLSISFESVDTAKKKLPVHTLDGLTLSYKVPWPVDIVISLECQKIYNQVFLLLLQIKWAKYSLDVLRFDELVCAAENPQIKEGTSLEQGALPLFPPQPESIKQQIHRMFLLRVKLMHFVNSLHNYIMTRILHSTGLEFQHQVEEAKDLDQLIKIHYRYLSTIHDRCLLREKVSFVKEAIMKVLNLVLMFADRWQAGLGAWKMESIEKMESDFKNCHMFLVTVLNKAVCRGSFPHSMLLLGFCPGSLPSGHFLTLFPNFYQLSLN; from the exons ATTTCACCGTTTTCTTGATGTGAACAGTCACAAAGTAGAGAGGACGATAGAAGG AATACATGAAAAATTGATAGTTCATTCTGACCTTGGAAAAGCTGCAAGCTGGAAAAGACTAACAGAAAAATTTCTGAACTTGCCACTCCCAAGTATTGAAGAAACAAAG acAGATACACACTATTCCATACTGTCTCTTCTGTTATGTTTGTCTGATTCTCCATCCAACACCACCTATGTCGAAAAACCAAAAGTCAAAGAAGTGG aaaaggaagaagaattcGATTGGGGAAAGTATCTgatggaaggagaagaaatataCTTTGGCCCAGGCATAGATACACCA GATTTGTCTGGAGAaagtgaagaggaggaagacacTCAGCCTTTGAGCAGGGAGGACTCCGGTATTCAAGTAGACAGGACACCTTTAGAAGACCATGACCCAAATAAGAAAACAGTACCTAATGTTTCCTGGAAAG TCGGTGAACCTGATGCCCGCAGCTGGCTGGAGCAGCATGTTGTTCCTCAGTACTGGACAGGAAGAGCTCCTCGCTTTTCACATAGTTTGCACTTGCATTCCAACCTAGCTGCGGTCTG GGACCACCACTTGTACACCAGTAATCCTTTATATGTGCCGGAAGAGAGAACACTAGTCACTGAAACTCAGGTTATACGGGAAACTCTTTG gCTACTTTCAGGagtgaaaaagctttttatatttcagctgAATGACGGAAAAGTGGCTGTGCGGAATGATATTATTGTAACGCATTTAACCCAT aattGCCTGAGATCTGTATTGGAGCAGATAGCAGCATATGGTCAAGTTGTGTTTAGACTACAGAAGTTTATTGATGAAGTGATGGGACACAGCCCAGAAAGCATAATGCATGGAACAGTTTCAACTCCAAAGAAAACTACCGAAGCCCCGTTCAGAACCTACCAAGCTTTTATGTGGGCcttgtataaatatttcattagcTTTAAAGAAGAACTTACTGAAATTGAAAAATGCATAATCAACAAAG ataaaacTGTCACACTTTCAATAGTAATAGATAAATTGTCTCCCCGACTGGCACAGCTGAAAGTACTTCACAAGGTTTTCAGCACAGGAGTAGCAGAAGTGCCACCTGACACTAGAAATGTTGTACGAGCATCTCATCTGCTTAATACTCTCTACAAAGCTATTCTTGAATATGACAGTGTTGGAGAAGCATCCGAACAAACG GTATCCCTTCTGTTCTCTCTCTGGGTTGAAACTGTGAGGCCATACTTACAGACAGTGGATGAGTGGATAGTCCATGGTAATTTGTTTGATCCTGCAAAGGAATTTATCATTCAGAG aaacaaaaacgTTCCAGTTAATCACAGAGATTTTTGGTATGCTACCTACACGTTATATAGTGTGTCAGAGAAGACGGAGAATGAGGAGAAGATGAGCGATAATGCCAGTGCCAGTTCTGGCAGTGATCAGGCCCCTTCAAGCAGGCAACACACTATGGTCTCTTTTCTGAAACCTGTGCTAAAGCAAATCATCATGGCTGGAAAATCCATGCAGCTGTTGAAGAATCTTCGATGCAAAGATGGCTCTCCGCAGCAGGCCGCATCAAGAG ATGCTGAACGAAAGAGTTTGTATACACTGTTCTTGGAATCGGTGCAGTCTCGCCTGCGGCACGGGGAAGAGTCTGTTCCAGATATTATTACAGAACAGCAGGCCACAAAGCAGAGCCTGATAAAGATGCAGTCTATAGCAGAAAGAcacttggaactggatgatgtcCATGATCCACTGCTGGCTATTAATTTTGCCAG attatATTTGGAACAGAGTGACTTTCATGAGAAGTTTACTGGTGGAGATGTTTGTGTAGATAGATCCTCAGAATCTGTGACCTGCCAGACTTTTGAACTGACACTGAGGTCTTGCCTTTATCCGCACATAGGCAAGCAATACTTTGAGTGCTGTGGTAATCTAatgcaaactttaaaaaaggattATAG GCTTGTGGAATATTTGCAGGCAATGAGGAACTTTTTCTTACTTGAAGCTGGAGATACCATGTATGACTTCTATACATCTATTTTTGACAAAattagagaaaaggaaacttgGCAGAATGTTGCTTTCTTAAATGTTCAACTTCAAGAAGCAGTTGGGCAGCGCTATCCAGAGGACAGTGCAAG GTTGTCTATATCATTTGAAAGTGTTGATACAGCAAAGAAGAAACTCCCTGTCCACACCTTAGATGGTTTGACATTGAGTTACAAG GTTCCTTGGCCTGTGGATATAGTTATAAGCTTAGAGTGCCAAAAAATTTACAATCAAGTTTTTCTGCTCTTACTGCAAATAAAATGGGCGAAATACAGTCTAGATGTTCTACGATTTGATG aactagtctgtgctgcagaaaatcCACAGATTAAGGAAGGAACTTCATTAGAACAAGGAGCACTTCCTCTATTTCCACCACAACCAGAAAGTATAAAGCAACAAATACATCGCATGTTCCTCTTAAGAGTGAAACTCATGCATTTTGTTAACAGCCTGCACAACTACATCATGACTAGG ATTCTTCACAGTACAGGCTTGGAGTTTCAGCATCAGGTGGAAGAAGCCAAAGATTTAGATCAATTGATAAAGATACATTACAGATATCTATCTACAATCCATGATCGCTGCCTACTGAGAGAAAAG GTGAGCTTTGTGAAAGAAGCTATAATGAAAGTGTTAAATTTGGTACTGATGTTTGCAGACCGTTGGCAGGCTGGTCTGGGGGCTTGGAA GATGGAATCCATAGAGAAGATggaatctgattttaaaaactgtcaCATGTTTCTTGTAACTGTTCTCAACAAAGCTGTCTGTCGAGGCTCTTTTCCTCACT caatGTTGTTACTTGGATTTTGTCCTGGGTCCCTTCCTTCTGGACATTTTTTGACCCTGTTTCCAAATTTTTATCAGTTATCTCTGAATTAA
- the TUBGCP5 gene encoding gamma-tubulin complex component 5 isoform X2, whose amino-acid sequence MAAPLASPGHRSRFEQEQDRAVRALVRSVTGLPEEELGSDRFQAALNFAWSNFRFHRFLDVNSHKVERTIEGIHEKLIVHSDLGKAASWKRLTEKFLNLPLPSIEETKTDTHYSILSLLLCLSDSPSNTTYVEKPKVKEVDSFLNDLCTFPRRCFECTFSPFQECEYEEVISNSTNYKKEEEFDWGKYLMEGEEIYFGPGIDTPDLSGESEEEEDTQPLSREDSGIQVDRTPLEDHDPNKKTVPNVSWKVGEPDARSWLEQHVVPQYWTGRAPRFSHSLHLHSNLAAVWDHHLYTSNPLYVPEERTLVTETQVIRETLWLLSGVKKLFIFQLNDGKVAVRNDIIVTHLTHNCLRSVLEQIAAYGQVVFRLQKFIDEVMGHSPESIMHGTVSTPKKTTEAPFRTYQAFMWALYKYFISFKEELTEIEKCIINKDKTVTLSIVIDKLSPRLAQLKVLHKVFSTGVAEVPPDTRNVVRASHLLNTLYKAILEYDSVGEASEQTVSLLFSLWVETVRPYLQTVDEWIVHGNLFDPAKEFIIQRNKNVPVNHRDFWYATYTLYSVSEKTENEEKMSDNASASSGSDQAPSSRQHTMVSFLKPVLKQIIMAGKSMQLLKNLRCKDGSPQQAASRDAERKSLYTLFLESVQSRLRHGEESVPDIITEQQATKQSLIKMQSIAERHLELDDVHDPLLAINFARLYLEQSDFHEKFTGGDVCVDRSSESVTCQTFELTLRSCLYPHIGKQYFECCGNLMQTLKKDYRLVEYLQAMRNFFLLEAGDTMYDFYTSIFDKIREKETWQNVAFLNVQLQEAVGQRYPEDSARLSISFESVDTAKKKLPVHTLDGLTLSYKVPWPVDIVISLECQKIYNQVFLLLLQIKWAKYSLDVLRFDELVCAAENPQIKEGTSLEQGALPLFPPQPESIKQQIHRMFLLRVKLMHFVNSLHNYIMTRILHSTGLEFQHQVEEAKDLDQLIKIHYRYLSTIHDRCLLREKVSFVKEAIMKVLNLVLMFADRWQAGLGAWKMESIEKMESDFKNCHMFLVTVLNKAVCRGSFPHSMLLLGFCPGSLPSGHFLTLFPNFYQLSLN is encoded by the exons ATTTCACCGTTTTCTTGATGTGAACAGTCACAAAGTAGAGAGGACGATAGAAGG AATACATGAAAAATTGATAGTTCATTCTGACCTTGGAAAAGCTGCAAGCTGGAAAAGACTAACAGAAAAATTTCTGAACTTGCCACTCCCAAGTATTGAAGAAACAAAG acAGATACACACTATTCCATACTGTCTCTTCTGTTATGTTTGTCTGATTCTCCATCCAACACCACCTATGTCGAAAAACCAAAAGTCAAAGAAGTGG ATTCCTTTTTGAATGATCTCTGCACATTCCCTCGGCGGTGTTTTGAATGCACTTTCAGCCCATTCCAGGAATGTGAATATGAAGAGGTTATCTCAAACAGCACTAATTACA aaaaggaagaagaattcGATTGGGGAAAGTATCTgatggaaggagaagaaatataCTTTGGCCCAGGCATAGATACACCA GATTTGTCTGGAGAaagtgaagaggaggaagacacTCAGCCTTTGAGCAGGGAGGACTCCGGTATTCAAGTAGACAGGACACCTTTAGAAGACCATGACCCAAATAAGAAAACAGTACCTAATGTTTCCTGGAAAG TCGGTGAACCTGATGCCCGCAGCTGGCTGGAGCAGCATGTTGTTCCTCAGTACTGGACAGGAAGAGCTCCTCGCTTTTCACATAGTTTGCACTTGCATTCCAACCTAGCTGCGGTCTG GGACCACCACTTGTACACCAGTAATCCTTTATATGTGCCGGAAGAGAGAACACTAGTCACTGAAACTCAGGTTATACGGGAAACTCTTTG gCTACTTTCAGGagtgaaaaagctttttatatttcagctgAATGACGGAAAAGTGGCTGTGCGGAATGATATTATTGTAACGCATTTAACCCAT aattGCCTGAGATCTGTATTGGAGCAGATAGCAGCATATGGTCAAGTTGTGTTTAGACTACAGAAGTTTATTGATGAAGTGATGGGACACAGCCCAGAAAGCATAATGCATGGAACAGTTTCAACTCCAAAGAAAACTACCGAAGCCCCGTTCAGAACCTACCAAGCTTTTATGTGGGCcttgtataaatatttcattagcTTTAAAGAAGAACTTACTGAAATTGAAAAATGCATAATCAACAAAG ataaaacTGTCACACTTTCAATAGTAATAGATAAATTGTCTCCCCGACTGGCACAGCTGAAAGTACTTCACAAGGTTTTCAGCACAGGAGTAGCAGAAGTGCCACCTGACACTAGAAATGTTGTACGAGCATCTCATCTGCTTAATACTCTCTACAAAGCTATTCTTGAATATGACAGTGTTGGAGAAGCATCCGAACAAACG GTATCCCTTCTGTTCTCTCTCTGGGTTGAAACTGTGAGGCCATACTTACAGACAGTGGATGAGTGGATAGTCCATGGTAATTTGTTTGATCCTGCAAAGGAATTTATCATTCAGAG aaacaaaaacgTTCCAGTTAATCACAGAGATTTTTGGTATGCTACCTACACGTTATATAGTGTGTCAGAGAAGACGGAGAATGAGGAGAAGATGAGCGATAATGCCAGTGCCAGTTCTGGCAGTGATCAGGCCCCTTCAAGCAGGCAACACACTATGGTCTCTTTTCTGAAACCTGTGCTAAAGCAAATCATCATGGCTGGAAAATCCATGCAGCTGTTGAAGAATCTTCGATGCAAAGATGGCTCTCCGCAGCAGGCCGCATCAAGAG ATGCTGAACGAAAGAGTTTGTATACACTGTTCTTGGAATCGGTGCAGTCTCGCCTGCGGCACGGGGAAGAGTCTGTTCCAGATATTATTACAGAACAGCAGGCCACAAAGCAGAGCCTGATAAAGATGCAGTCTATAGCAGAAAGAcacttggaactggatgatgtcCATGATCCACTGCTGGCTATTAATTTTGCCAG attatATTTGGAACAGAGTGACTTTCATGAGAAGTTTACTGGTGGAGATGTTTGTGTAGATAGATCCTCAGAATCTGTGACCTGCCAGACTTTTGAACTGACACTGAGGTCTTGCCTTTATCCGCACATAGGCAAGCAATACTTTGAGTGCTGTGGTAATCTAatgcaaactttaaaaaaggattATAG GCTTGTGGAATATTTGCAGGCAATGAGGAACTTTTTCTTACTTGAAGCTGGAGATACCATGTATGACTTCTATACATCTATTTTTGACAAAattagagaaaaggaaacttgGCAGAATGTTGCTTTCTTAAATGTTCAACTTCAAGAAGCAGTTGGGCAGCGCTATCCAGAGGACAGTGCAAG GTTGTCTATATCATTTGAAAGTGTTGATACAGCAAAGAAGAAACTCCCTGTCCACACCTTAGATGGTTTGACATTGAGTTACAAG GTTCCTTGGCCTGTGGATATAGTTATAAGCTTAGAGTGCCAAAAAATTTACAATCAAGTTTTTCTGCTCTTACTGCAAATAAAATGGGCGAAATACAGTCTAGATGTTCTACGATTTGATG aactagtctgtgctgcagaaaatcCACAGATTAAGGAAGGAACTTCATTAGAACAAGGAGCACTTCCTCTATTTCCACCACAACCAGAAAGTATAAAGCAACAAATACATCGCATGTTCCTCTTAAGAGTGAAACTCATGCATTTTGTTAACAGCCTGCACAACTACATCATGACTAGG ATTCTTCACAGTACAGGCTTGGAGTTTCAGCATCAGGTGGAAGAAGCCAAAGATTTAGATCAATTGATAAAGATACATTACAGATATCTATCTACAATCCATGATCGCTGCCTACTGAGAGAAAAG GTGAGCTTTGTGAAAGAAGCTATAATGAAAGTGTTAAATTTGGTACTGATGTTTGCAGACCGTTGGCAGGCTGGTCTGGGGGCTTGGAA GATGGAATCCATAGAGAAGATggaatctgattttaaaaactgtcaCATGTTTCTTGTAACTGTTCTCAACAAAGCTGTCTGTCGAGGCTCTTTTCCTCACT caatGTTGTTACTTGGATTTTGTCCTGGGTCCCTTCCTTCTGGACATTTTTTGACCCTGTTTCCAAATTTTTATCAGTTATCTCTGAATTAA
- the TUBGCP5 gene encoding gamma-tubulin complex component 5 isoform X3 has protein sequence MAAPLASPGHRSRFEQEQDRAVRALVRSVTGLPEEELGSDRFQAALNFAWSNFRFHRFLDVNSHKVERTIEGIHEKLIVHSDLGKAASWKRLTEKFLNLPLPSIEETKTDTHYSILSLLLCLSDSPSNTTYVEKPKVKEVDSFLNDLCTFPRRCFECTFSPFQECEYEEVISNSTNYKKEEEFDWGKYLMEGEEIYFGPGIDTPDLSGESEEEEDTQPLSREDSGIQVDRTPLEDHDPNKKTVPNVSWKVGEPDARSWLEQHVVPQYWTGRAPRFSHSLHLHSNLAAVWDHHLYTSNPLYVPEERTLVTETQVIRETLWLLSGVKKLFIFQLNDGKVAVRNDIIVTHLTHNCLRSVLEQIAAYGQVVFRLQKFIDEVMGHSPESIMHGTVSTPKKTTEAPFRTYQAFMWALYKYFISFKEELTEIEKCIINKDKTVTLSIVIDKLSPRLAQLKVLHKVFSTGVAEVPPDTRNVVRASHLLNTLYKAILEYDSVGEASEQTVSLLFSLWVETVRPYLQTVDEWIVHGNLFDPAKEFIIQRNKNVPVNHRDFWYATYTLYSVSEKTENEEKMSDNASASSGSDQAPSSRQHTMVSFLKPVLKQIIMAGKSMQLLKNLRCKDGSPQQAASRDAERKSLYTLFLESVQSRLRHGEESVPDIITEQQATKQSLIKMQSIAERHLELDDVHDPLLAINFARLYLEQSDFHEKFTGGDVCVDRSSESVTCQTFELTLRSCLYPHIGKQYFECCGNLMQTLKKDYRLVEYLQAMRNFFLLEAGDTMYDFYTSIFDKIREKETWQNVAFLNVQLQEAVGQRYPEDSARLSISFESVDTAKKKLPVHTLDGLTLSYKVPWPVDIVISLECQKIYNQVFLLLLQIKWAKYSLDVLRFDELVCAAENPQIKEGTSLEQGALPLFPPQPESIKQQIHRMFLLRVKLMHFVNSLHNYIMTRILHSTGLEFQHQVEEAKDLDQLIKIHYRYLSTIHDRCLLREKVSFVKEAIMKVLNLVLMFADRWQAGLGAWKMESIEKMESDFKNCHMFLVTVLNKAVCRGSFPHLESLALSLMAGMEQS, from the exons ATTTCACCGTTTTCTTGATGTGAACAGTCACAAAGTAGAGAGGACGATAGAAGG AATACATGAAAAATTGATAGTTCATTCTGACCTTGGAAAAGCTGCAAGCTGGAAAAGACTAACAGAAAAATTTCTGAACTTGCCACTCCCAAGTATTGAAGAAACAAAG acAGATACACACTATTCCATACTGTCTCTTCTGTTATGTTTGTCTGATTCTCCATCCAACACCACCTATGTCGAAAAACCAAAAGTCAAAGAAGTGG ATTCCTTTTTGAATGATCTCTGCACATTCCCTCGGCGGTGTTTTGAATGCACTTTCAGCCCATTCCAGGAATGTGAATATGAAGAGGTTATCTCAAACAGCACTAATTACA aaaaggaagaagaattcGATTGGGGAAAGTATCTgatggaaggagaagaaatataCTTTGGCCCAGGCATAGATACACCA GATTTGTCTGGAGAaagtgaagaggaggaagacacTCAGCCTTTGAGCAGGGAGGACTCCGGTATTCAAGTAGACAGGACACCTTTAGAAGACCATGACCCAAATAAGAAAACAGTACCTAATGTTTCCTGGAAAG TCGGTGAACCTGATGCCCGCAGCTGGCTGGAGCAGCATGTTGTTCCTCAGTACTGGACAGGAAGAGCTCCTCGCTTTTCACATAGTTTGCACTTGCATTCCAACCTAGCTGCGGTCTG GGACCACCACTTGTACACCAGTAATCCTTTATATGTGCCGGAAGAGAGAACACTAGTCACTGAAACTCAGGTTATACGGGAAACTCTTTG gCTACTTTCAGGagtgaaaaagctttttatatttcagctgAATGACGGAAAAGTGGCTGTGCGGAATGATATTATTGTAACGCATTTAACCCAT aattGCCTGAGATCTGTATTGGAGCAGATAGCAGCATATGGTCAAGTTGTGTTTAGACTACAGAAGTTTATTGATGAAGTGATGGGACACAGCCCAGAAAGCATAATGCATGGAACAGTTTCAACTCCAAAGAAAACTACCGAAGCCCCGTTCAGAACCTACCAAGCTTTTATGTGGGCcttgtataaatatttcattagcTTTAAAGAAGAACTTACTGAAATTGAAAAATGCATAATCAACAAAG ataaaacTGTCACACTTTCAATAGTAATAGATAAATTGTCTCCCCGACTGGCACAGCTGAAAGTACTTCACAAGGTTTTCAGCACAGGAGTAGCAGAAGTGCCACCTGACACTAGAAATGTTGTACGAGCATCTCATCTGCTTAATACTCTCTACAAAGCTATTCTTGAATATGACAGTGTTGGAGAAGCATCCGAACAAACG GTATCCCTTCTGTTCTCTCTCTGGGTTGAAACTGTGAGGCCATACTTACAGACAGTGGATGAGTGGATAGTCCATGGTAATTTGTTTGATCCTGCAAAGGAATTTATCATTCAGAG aaacaaaaacgTTCCAGTTAATCACAGAGATTTTTGGTATGCTACCTACACGTTATATAGTGTGTCAGAGAAGACGGAGAATGAGGAGAAGATGAGCGATAATGCCAGTGCCAGTTCTGGCAGTGATCAGGCCCCTTCAAGCAGGCAACACACTATGGTCTCTTTTCTGAAACCTGTGCTAAAGCAAATCATCATGGCTGGAAAATCCATGCAGCTGTTGAAGAATCTTCGATGCAAAGATGGCTCTCCGCAGCAGGCCGCATCAAGAG ATGCTGAACGAAAGAGTTTGTATACACTGTTCTTGGAATCGGTGCAGTCTCGCCTGCGGCACGGGGAAGAGTCTGTTCCAGATATTATTACAGAACAGCAGGCCACAAAGCAGAGCCTGATAAAGATGCAGTCTATAGCAGAAAGAcacttggaactggatgatgtcCATGATCCACTGCTGGCTATTAATTTTGCCAG attatATTTGGAACAGAGTGACTTTCATGAGAAGTTTACTGGTGGAGATGTTTGTGTAGATAGATCCTCAGAATCTGTGACCTGCCAGACTTTTGAACTGACACTGAGGTCTTGCCTTTATCCGCACATAGGCAAGCAATACTTTGAGTGCTGTGGTAATCTAatgcaaactttaaaaaaggattATAG GCTTGTGGAATATTTGCAGGCAATGAGGAACTTTTTCTTACTTGAAGCTGGAGATACCATGTATGACTTCTATACATCTATTTTTGACAAAattagagaaaaggaaacttgGCAGAATGTTGCTTTCTTAAATGTTCAACTTCAAGAAGCAGTTGGGCAGCGCTATCCAGAGGACAGTGCAAG GTTGTCTATATCATTTGAAAGTGTTGATACAGCAAAGAAGAAACTCCCTGTCCACACCTTAGATGGTTTGACATTGAGTTACAAG GTTCCTTGGCCTGTGGATATAGTTATAAGCTTAGAGTGCCAAAAAATTTACAATCAAGTTTTTCTGCTCTTACTGCAAATAAAATGGGCGAAATACAGTCTAGATGTTCTACGATTTGATG aactagtctgtgctgcagaaaatcCACAGATTAAGGAAGGAACTTCATTAGAACAAGGAGCACTTCCTCTATTTCCACCACAACCAGAAAGTATAAAGCAACAAATACATCGCATGTTCCTCTTAAGAGTGAAACTCATGCATTTTGTTAACAGCCTGCACAACTACATCATGACTAGG ATTCTTCACAGTACAGGCTTGGAGTTTCAGCATCAGGTGGAAGAAGCCAAAGATTTAGATCAATTGATAAAGATACATTACAGATATCTATCTACAATCCATGATCGCTGCCTACTGAGAGAAAAG GTGAGCTTTGTGAAAGAAGCTATAATGAAAGTGTTAAATTTGGTACTGATGTTTGCAGACCGTTGGCAGGCTGGTCTGGGGGCTTGGAA GATGGAATCCATAGAGAAGATggaatctgattttaaaaactgtcaCATGTTTCTTGTAACTGTTCTCAACAAAGCTGTCTGTCGAGGCTCTTTTCCTCACT TGGAATCTTTAGCTTTGTCACTGATGGCTGGCATGGAACAAAGTTAA